The genome window GAGCGGTTTCAACGATGCACTTACGGTCTCCTGATAGAACTGCCTCTTTAAGCGTAGATAATTGCTCCTCAGCATTTTCTAAGAAAGTCTCTACTAGGTCATTCAGCGACATTTCATCATCATCACTAAGTATTTCTTTAAGATTATTGAGTTGTTCTTCGTCTAGTTCCGCAAGAGTTTGCTCCGCTGTAGCATTCTGTTCAATATCCATAATTCCGTCCTTCGTTTTCCCTTAGTCTATGACAAACTGACTTTTAGCTTATCTAGGAGAAAAGCCTCGCCGTGAATGAGCTATATCTATATCTTCATAGCTCAACTTGTCACATTATTTAAATCGGTAGGAGTTAGTTGGAATAAAAGAAAAAGTATTTCTTTTGTCCAAAAATGAAATTAAGGAAGAATCAACCGGAATGGATAAAGAAGAATTAGAGACTCTTTACAAGCAGTCCGAAAAAAAGATGCAAGATCAGGGATGTTCTGCATCTTTGATGGAAGCATTCAAACTGAATTTTTTTAAGCTAGGAAAGGGTGAGAAGGGCTGCATACCAGAAGATCATCTAGATTCAATCGATCAATTAGAATCTTTAGATTCACTAGAGTATCCAGAAAATAGCAGCTTGTTAAAAGAAGTTGTTGTGGTGAAGCTGAATGGAGGGCTTGGAACAGGAATGGGGCTTGATTCTGCGAAATCGCTATTGCAGGTAAAGGAAGGAAATACATTCCTTGATTTTATAACCCTGCAGATTCTAAGCCTTCGGATGGAAAGCAAAGTCGGCATAAAATTCCTCTTAATGAATAGCTTTTCCACAAGTGAAGCGACAATGCAGTATCTAGGGAGATATCAGAGTTTATCTCAGAAAGAAAAAATGGAATTTTTGCAAAGTAAAATTCCGAAATTATCGCAAAAAAACTTACTTCCAGCTCGGTTTAAAAATAACCCTGCATTGGAGTGGTGTCCGCCTGGGCACGGGGATATTTATATTTCCTTGAAGGAGTCAGGACTTCTGGATGAATTATTAGACAGTGGAGTGAAGTATATGTTTGTATCCAATTCAGATAACCTAGGCGCAACATTAGATGGAAGAATTCTCACTTATTTTGCTAAACAAGGTCTTGATTTTATGATGGAGGTTTGTCAAAGAACTTCATCCGATCGTAAGGGAGGACATTTAGCAAAAAGAAAAAAAGCAGGATTGCTATTGAGGGAAACTGCACAATGTCTACCTGAAGACGAAGAAGCTTTTCAAGACATTGAGAAGCATTCTTATTTTAATACTAATAACCTATGGGTGCGTCTAGAAAAACTAAAAGAGACAATGGAAGCCAACGGTGGAATTTTACCTCTTCCTCTGATATGTAACTCCAAGACAGTGGACCCAACTGATAAACAATCTGAGAAAGTATGGCAGCTGGAAGGTGCAATGGGTGCTGCAATTGAATGTTTTGATCGATCTGCTGCATTGCTTGTCCCTAGAAGGAGATTTGCGCCTGTTAAAACTACTTCTGATCTCCTAGTTGTACGCTCAGATGCTTATGAGATTACAACGGATAATTGCTTAAACCTAGCTGAGTCTTGTAAAGGTGTTCCTCCCAAGGTAGAGTTGGATAGTTGCTATAAGCTTATAGCAGACTTCGAATCATATTTCTCTAAGGGTGTACCTTCGTTAAAATTTTGTAAAAATCTATGGGTAATCGGGAAAGTAAACTTTGCGACAGGTGTGGTGATCAAGGGCAATGTTAAGATTATAAATGAAACTGACGAAGTTAAGACTTTAGCTGCCGGCCTATATAGGGATCAGGAAATTACCTTGTCATGAACACAGCAAGCCAGATAATAGGGTAAATGTCTATAAACTTACCAGAGAGGGTATATTGATTTATGAAAGAAGGAAAAGAGAAATCAGCAGAAGAAAGCAAAGTTAAGCTCGATGAAAAACTTTTTAAAACTCGAGTTATCACGATCTATGGTGAAATTAATCAAAAGTTAGCTAGAGAAGTAACGGAGAAGCTTCTGATTCTTTCCACAGATTCTAAGGAAGATATCAAAATTTTCATTAACTCACAGGGTGGTCATGTTGAGTCTGGCGATACTATTTTTGATATGATCCGTTTTGTTGAACCTAAAGTTAAGATTATTGGAACAGGTTGGGTAGCTAGTGCTGGTGCACTGATTTATGCCGCTACTGACAAAGGGCTTCGCTATTCTCTTCCAAATACCAGATACATGTTACACCAACCTATGGGAGGAGTTGGCGGTCAGGCGAGTGATATTAGCATTGAAGCACAGGAAATCTTAAAAATGCGTGATCGCCTAAATAAAACCTTTGCAGAGCAAACTGGGCAACCGATGGATAAGATTGAAAAAGATACGGACCGGAATTTTTGGATGTCAGCTGACGAAGCCAAAGAGTATGGCCTTGTCAGTCATATTATCAAGGGTGCTAGTGAGCTAGATTCTTGATCCCCAAAAGAAGTTGGATTTATAGAAAAGCCTGTAGGAGTTTTCCTGCGGGTTTTTTCATGCAAAAGCTTACACCTGAGTGATTCAATAGAGACTTAAAGATCTTGACCCAAAGAAACACCACCAGAGAGCTCGCCTATTGAGGCCTATGCCTCTAACCTATGTGGATTGGCGCAGTATAGTGCGCTTGATAGTTTCCCCTTCGCTTGTTTATAAAAGGTGCACTCTGACTGAAATGACCATGTGATTAGATAATTCCTGGTCGACTCTCTTCCTTGTGGCTCAAGCTTTTATGCATCCTGTTCAACTTCCATGACAAAATTCGGATTAAATGATCATCCCTGCTGCAACGGTATTATTTGTGTGTTCATCTATGAGAATCACGCTACCGGTTGAACGGTTCTTTTTATAGGAGTCATAGAATAGGGGTGTTTGGGTGCGTATTTGAATACGACCGATTTCATTGAGGTTGAAATCCTCTACATCCTCAATTTTATGTAATGTGTTGATATTTACTTTATAGAGCAGACCTTGCACCAAACACTTGGTCTCTTTGGTAGTATGCCTTAAAACATATTTATTTCTTGGAATGAGCTTCTTCTTATCATCGAACCAACAAATCATCAGGTCTAAATCTTGATCAGATTCTGGCTGATTGTTTGGCTTTGCTAACATATCTCCACGTGAAATATCTATGTTATCCTCAAGCGTGATGGCTACAGACATAGGCGAAAACGCTTCCTTAATATTACCTTCAAAGGTATGAATCTCTTTGACTTTGGAAGAGAATCCAGATGGTAAAGCAATCACTTCATCACCGGGCCTGAATACACCTGAGGCTACTCTTCCCGAGAAACCGCGAAAGTCATGGTGCTTATCACTATGTGGGCGAATGACTCCCTGTATTGGGAATCGAGGATCTACGTGATTATGGTCGCTACCGATAAAGACTGTTTCTAGGTGGTAAAGTAGTGAAGTGCCCTGATACCATTCCATCTTTGCTGAAGTTGTAACAACATTATCTCCGTGTAATGCAGAGATGGGAATGAATTGGATGTCGGGTATTTGTAGACGTGAAGCAAATTGCTTATAAGTCGCGATGATTTCTTCAAAGCGCTCTTCACTGTAATCCACAAGGTCCATCTTATTGACACAAACGACTAGGTGCTTGATACGCAATAGAGAGGCAATAAAGGAGTGACGGCAGGTTTGTTCAACTACACCGTTACGAGCATCGATCAAAATGATAGCCAGGTCAGCAGTAGATGCGCCTGTAACCATGTTGCGGGTGTATTGGATGTGTCCCGGCGTATCAGCTATAATAAATTTACGGCGAGGTGTTGCAAAGTAGCGGTATGCTACATCAATGGTAATGCCTTGTTCACGCTCTGCCTTTAATCCATCTGTGAGCAGTGCTAAGTTGACATTCTCATCACCGCGGGCTTTAGAACTTTTTTCAATAGCTTCGAGTTGATCTTCAAAGATACCTTTTGAGTCGTAAAGTAATCTTCCAATTAGTGTGGACTTTCCATCATCAACGCTCCCTGCCGTTGTGAAACGGAGAAGGTCCATGTCCAGGTAGCCTGTGTTTTGTATACTCATAATTCTGAATGATCTAAATTTTGTGTTGGTTTGTTATTATGAATTAAAAATATCCGGCTTTCTTGCGGTCTTCCATGGCTGTCTCTGAACGCTTGTCGTCGGCGCGGCCTCCACGCTCCGTTACTCTAGCAGCAGCAACTTCTTCAATAATGTCATCGATGTTTGAGGCAGGGGATTCAACAACTCCGGTGCAAGTCATGTCGCCTACAGTTCGGCAACGCACAACTCGTTTTTCAGGTTTTTCGTTATTTGCTAAATTAAGATAAGGTGAATGGGCCAAAAGTATATTGCCTCGTTGAATAACTTCTCGTTCGTGACTGAAATAGACACTGGGTAGCTTAATGTTCTCCTGTTTGATGTATTGCCATACATCCATCTCTGTCCAGTTACTGATAGGGAAAACGCGGAAATGTTCACCAAACTGCTTGCGGCCGTTTAGTATATTCCAAAGCTCTGGACGTTGATTTTTAGGGTCCCATTGACCAAATTCATCTCTATGAGAGAAAAAGCGCTCTTTGGCTCGGGCCTTTTCCTCATCACGTCTTGCGCCACCAAGAGCGGCATCAACTTTTAGTTCCTCTAGGGCATCGAGTAGTGTGACTGTTTGGAGTGCATTGCGTGATGCATTAAGCCCTTTTTCCTCGACACAGCGACCTGCCTTGATGGAATCCTCAACGTAGCGAACTTCGAGGTTAGCTTCGGCTTCTTTTGCTAAATCATCGCGGAACCTAATTGTTTCATCAAAATTATGTCCAGTATCTATATGAAGTAATGGAAAGGGTATTTTAGCGGGATGAAATGCTTTGCGTGCTAAATGGACCATAATGATAGAGTCCTTTCCTCCGGAGAACATGAGAACAGGTTTCTCAAATTGAGCAGCCACTTCACGCATAATGAAAATGGACTCGGACTCTAATTGTTTTAGATGAGTGAGATTGTATTGGCTCATAAGTTTGGGTATTTAGTTTTTTGTAAATCTTAGGGGTATGAAATTTGTTTGATGACGTAGTTGTAGAGAGTCTCAAGTGACTGCTCTAAAGTTTCTTTCTCTGTGTTAATAACCAAATCAGCGGGTTTATCAGAACTGGGGTCTTCGAATGAGGAGTCTTTTCCTGTGAAATTTTTGATCTTTCCAGATTTTGCTTTGGCATAAAGACCTTTGACATCTCGCTCTTCACTTTTCTTGTAACTACAAGAAATGTGAACCTGAATGAGGTCAGCACCTAAAATTTCTTTAATTAACTCACGCAATGAATTCAGAGGGGTGATGAAAGAATTAATGGTGATGATACCCGAATCTGCAAATAGCTTTGAGACTTCTGCAACACGGCGATTGTTTTCAATGCGATCCTCATCACTGAAGCCCAGCCCGGCATTGATTCCGGTGCGAATGTTATCTCCATCTAGCAGAGTTGTGCTGAATCCTTCTTTGAAGAGTCTGCGTTCTAGAGCATTGGCTAAAGTGCTTTTACCAGATCCAGAGATGCCATATAGCCAGATAACCTTGGCCCGCTGTTGGAGTTTTTTCTCCTTGGCTTGGCGATTAAGAATCAAATCGGTAATCGGGTGTAGATTCTCAATTCTGCTTTGTACTGTATCTGACATTCCTTTAATTCCTATAAAGTTGATCAAGATAGTAGTCTTTATCTCTTGGTCAATGATTTTTTTATTCTTGTCTGGTGAGTTTTTGACTCAATAGAGAAAAAAATCTCCAAAAAGCATGAATTAATAGAGATTTACTAGTTTTTTTGAGCTATCAAAGCTTAATGATGAAAAATGGAAGTAAGTATGAAGCTTTTTTATCCTCCTTGCAGGAGGAAAAAAGTAAGCCTACTGATGAAGCTTTGATCCAGAGGATGTGGTTTGAAGAGGTCTTTGCTTCTCCATTGAAAACGGTGGAAGGTGAGGAAATTGTTATTAAGCAGCCTGGCTTTTGGAATTATGGGGCGGGTCCTGATTTTTTAAGAGCTGTCATCTGTAATGGAAAAGGTGAAATAGAAGTCGGTGATATAGAAATTCACCTCTCAGCTAAAAGGTGGTTGGAACATGGACACGAGAGTGATCAAGCATATGAGAAAGTCATTCTACATGCTGTCTGGGAAACTGGGCCTAAAGAGTTTTTTACTGGTAGCCTCAAAAGGAAATTTATTAGGCTAGTCGAACTAAAGAGCCAATTAAGAGAGGGGCTTTGCTTATCTGAAATAGAAGATGCTTTTACTTCGGATTCCGAGGAAAGAAATGTCGGAATCAAATATGGGAAATGCAAGCGTGAGCTTTCACTTCTCACGGATGAGCAAATTAAGAACTTATTATTGGAAGCAGGATGGTATCGCTTTGAAAAGAAGGTAAGGCTCTGGAGTTTGAGAAAAAGAATTTTTGGCTATTCGCAAGCCCTTTGGGTGGGACTCGCAGATGCCTTAGGTTACGCGGGAAGTAAAGAAAACCGTTCAGCTTTTGTTGGCTTAGTGAGAAAAAGTAGTAGCTGTGGAATAAGCCAGCTCTTGAAAGAAAAAAGCGCAGTTAAAAGAGAGGCGTTACTTTTTGGCCTGGCAGGTTTTTTACCCACAAAATCAATCAAATTAGGGGATAGTAGTGGGAATCATTGGTTGCGTGAGCTTTGGGAAGAATGGTGGAAAATGAGAGTAGGTCTGGAGAGTGAAACTCTCGCAAAGAGTCGGTGGAACTTGAGAGGGATTAGGCCGGCAAATAGGCCCGAGCGACGTTTGGCTGTTCTCGCTTTGTTATCAGACAAGAAGCAATGGAGGTCATTTGAAAAACGATGTAAAGCAGCGAGCTCCAAAGAGATCGAGAGTTTTTTGGGTGATTTAGATCATCCTTTCTGGAGCTGGCATTATACCATGCAGTCCAAACGAACCTCCAAGCAGATTAGCTTGTTGGCTAGTGGTCGGGTAAGGCCTTATCTTTACAATGTTGTTTGGCCTTTAGTCTATCGCTCAAATAAAAATTTGGTGAGCAAGGAGCTGGAAGAAGCTAAATCAACTCTGACAAATCATCCCTCACAAGTTGCAGCAGTTAGACTCTTGGGTGACCGTGCTAAAAAAATAAGAGGCTTAAAATCAAGTCTGTTGGTGCAAGAAGGGTTACTGCAAATCTATCGAGATTTTTGTTTAACAGATACGGACCGCTGTGAAAGTTGTCAGTTCTCTACGTGGGTGAAATCACTTTAGAAGGAGAATAACCCGCCACTATTTATAGTGACGGGTTAGATAAGGGGCTAACGGAATGAGATCAGATCAAAGCGGTCTAGGTTCATTACTTTATTTCAAGCGGCAATAAAGTAATGAATGAATTTCTCTTGCGAATCCGATTCTGCATAGACTTCAGCAATAGCCCGAAGTTGATAATAAGATCCAAAAAGGAGATCCACTCTCGTTGCTGTCCACTTAGTTTCGCGGGTTGAGCGGTCTTTCCCCTCAGAGATGCTTTTAGAAGTAACCGGATACCAAGCAGTGGATATGTCTAGGAGGTTTACAAAGAAGTCATTGCCAAGGGACTCTGATTTATCTGTAAAGACTCCATGTTTTGTATTTGGAGCTCGTAAACCACCTAGCAGAACTGTCATCTCTGGCGCAGTTAGTGTCAGAGGTTGTGTGCGATCGATGAGCAATGTTTCACCAGAGACAGAATATTTAGCTCTCATGTAGTTTCTAAACTCATCTGCTATAGGTTTAAAGGGATCAAAGATTCAATATCAGTCAATTCTTAACACGTATCCATTCGTCCTGGAGTAAATGGAACTGTAGTTTCACATCAAGCTAGAACAATCAGATCGGCTAGTGATACCTTTTTGCTCTCTGACTGCATCGTGCTAAGATCGCTCTGAATTTTTCAAATTCTCCAAGAACTTTCTCAAGCTCTTTAGGATTGTTCACATCCCAGTTCTTCTAAGGTTCTTGCGGAACGCGAGCGCCATTTGCTTCCCCTCTCATGTCAGAACCACGAATGGTAGAAGCTGAAGACATGCAACACTAACCAACTCGCTTACAGCTAGGCCTGTAGCAAGGACCTTTTCCTTCAGTAATGCGATATCTGATTCATCAATGATTTCATGATCTATGCTTGGGATTGGATCTTGCCAGATAAGACTTTTCTCAGGAACTTCTGGGCCATACGAAACAATCCACTCTTATAGAGAATGCTAAAAGAAATCTTACATGAAACATAACAACAAACTTTAAATCTGAACACTGTCAAAATCAGATTAACCTCCTGTTTGATTCAAATTGCAGTGTCATGAGGTTGCTTTAGTTTGTTGATGTAATGAGCGCCAAATCTAGAAACGAGACATGGGACTTTAAACAATTAGGAGTCTTACTAATCTTCATGGCCATTACCCTCTACTTCTGGGATTCGTGGTTTGTTTTTCCTGTGAAACTCTTTGTGGTGCTTTTGCATGAAATCTCTCATGGCTTAATGGCCCTAATCACTGGCGGTGAGATACTAAAAATAGAAATCAATGAGAATCAGGGCGGTATTTGTTGGCATCGTGGCGGATCATTCTTTTGGGTAGCATCGGCTGGATATCTCGGAAGTATGTTCTGGGGTGGTTTGATTTTACTGATAGCAGCTAAAACCAAATATGATAGCTGGGTGATGGGTCTGATTGGTTTATCTGTTCTGCTGATTACCCTCTTATACATACGAAATCTCTACGGAATGGGCTTTGGTATTTTATTCGGAGTGGGCCTCTTGCTTTTGGCTCGCTTTGGTGGACCTACGTTTAACGATCTGGTGCTCAAGTATATAGGGATGACTAGCATGTTGTATGTCATCTTTGATATCAAAGACGACCTGATCTCTCGGAATATATCGGAATCCGATGCAAGCAGACTCGGTGAAAAATACTTTGGCAATTCGATGTTCTGGGGGATCCTCTGGCTAGTGATCGCCATCGTTTATGCAGTGATCATTCTAAAGTTCTCATTTAACAAGAGAATCATGGTAGGCAAATCATTTTAATCAATGGTGCAGGAGTACACTGGGTTTTGTATTGTATTGACTAGAGAGAAAAGAAGTATCATATGAAAGATCTTACTGACAAACGTCTTATCTATCGCAAGGGATTTCTCTTTTTATTTATAGGGGTTTTCTCTTCGGCGCTTTTGATTTTAGAAAATCTAGAATTAAGATTTATTGTTCTTTACCTAGCTGCCATCTGGGGATTCTGTCGTTTCTATTACTTTGCATTCTATGTCATCGAAAAATATGTCGATCCCAGCTACAAATTTTCAAGCCTTTGGTCGTTTGTTATGTATTGGATGAAGAAAAAATAGTATTAAATAACAGAAGTTTGCGGAGAGTATAGATAGATGTTTGCACCGTCGTTAGTCATCAGATGCGCAGTCATTAAATTCATCCCATAGATTTTCTACATCTTTTTCCGTATTTTTCGTAAGATCAGGTGAGAGAATAGTATGTTGCTTTCTTTGCATTTCTAAAGATGTCTCTGGTGTATCAATACGTAGAGGGATTCTACCCTCTTGCTTATACTTCTCGATAGAAATTTGATGTTTTTCGAGTAACTCTGAGGCACTCTGAACATCTCTATAATAGTTTACTTCGAAGCCCTCTGGCCAATCAGAAACTTCACCCGCTTCAGAGTGGCTCCATTCTGAAATAAGATAGTAGTTGTCATCATAAAATGATTGGCATTGTATGACGCAAAAAGTTTCACCAGTCCAACGTGGATAGGGAATATGTAGTCCTATAAAAGGCAGCAAACGCTTCATCGTTATGTATGAAATAAAGACTTCAATAGTGTACTCGGTTGACTAAAAACAAGTGTTATAAGTTGGATAACCAAGGCGGACATTGTTTACATTTTGGTAGTTCAAAAATCTACCAAAGCCAAGCGGTTTTAACTCTGCCTCTAAATCTCTTATTTTTTTTCGCCATGAGATCAAGGGGGCTTCATTTGTGGTCAATTGGTAATCTGCATTGGAATAACGCTCTGCTTCAGAGAGCATTTGTTGGCTTAGCATATTGAGCAAAGTGATTGAAAGATTATAGAAAAGCATGCACCCAACTACAATGATTAATGGGATGACCACTAACCACATTAAGGAAGTGCCAATTGTACCTATACTTTAAGTAAAGTAACCATTTATATATCTTAATAAGTTATCATGAAACATTCAAGATACTGATTTCGGGTCGGCAGTTGAATCGCATGCCGTGGAGGTTGCCGATGCCGCGAGTGATGTGAATGTGTTTATTGCCCCAAGATAATGTCCCTTCGGGGAAG of Verrucomicrobiota bacterium contains these proteins:
- a CDS encoding Hpt domain-containing protein yields the protein MDIEQNATAEQTLAELDEEQLNNLKEILSDDDEMSLNDLVETFLENAEEQLSTLKEAVLSGDRKCIVETAHSIKGSSSNFGATKMVRISREIQTTGDSAPEDHLGTLTTDLRLEFNRVRSALKEIG
- a CDS encoding UTP--glucose-1-phosphate uridylyltransferase translates to MSKNEIKEESTGMDKEELETLYKQSEKKMQDQGCSASLMEAFKLNFFKLGKGEKGCIPEDHLDSIDQLESLDSLEYPENSSLLKEVVVVKLNGGLGTGMGLDSAKSLLQVKEGNTFLDFITLQILSLRMESKVGIKFLLMNSFSTSEATMQYLGRYQSLSQKEKMEFLQSKIPKLSQKNLLPARFKNNPALEWCPPGHGDIYISLKESGLLDELLDSGVKYMFVSNSDNLGATLDGRILTYFAKQGLDFMMEVCQRTSSDRKGGHLAKRKKAGLLLRETAQCLPEDEEAFQDIEKHSYFNTNNLWVRLEKLKETMEANGGILPLPLICNSKTVDPTDKQSEKVWQLEGAMGAAIECFDRSAALLVPRRRFAPVKTTSDLLVVRSDAYEITTDNCLNLAESCKGVPPKVELDSCYKLIADFESYFSKGVPSLKFCKNLWVIGKVNFATGVVIKGNVKIINETDEVKTLAAGLYRDQEITLS
- a CDS encoding ATP-dependent Clp protease proteolytic subunit; protein product: MKEGKEKSAEESKVKLDEKLFKTRVITIYGEINQKLAREVTEKLLILSTDSKEDIKIFINSQGGHVESGDTIFDMIRFVEPKVKIIGTGWVASAGALIYAATDKGLRYSLPNTRYMLHQPMGGVGGQASDISIEAQEILKMRDRLNKTFAEQTGQPMDKIEKDTDRNFWMSADEAKEYGLVSHIIKGASELDS
- the cysN gene encoding sulfate adenylyltransferase subunit CysN, whose amino-acid sequence is MSIQNTGYLDMDLLRFTTAGSVDDGKSTLIGRLLYDSKGIFEDQLEAIEKSSKARGDENVNLALLTDGLKAEREQGITIDVAYRYFATPRRKFIIADTPGHIQYTRNMVTGASTADLAIILIDARNGVVEQTCRHSFIASLLRIKHLVVCVNKMDLVDYSEERFEEIIATYKQFASRLQIPDIQFIPISALHGDNVVTTSAKMEWYQGTSLLYHLETVFIGSDHNHVDPRFPIQGVIRPHSDKHHDFRGFSGRVASGVFRPGDEVIALPSGFSSKVKEIHTFEGNIKEAFSPMSVAITLEDNIDISRGDMLAKPNNQPESDQDLDLMICWFDDKKKLIPRNKYVLRHTTKETKCLVQGLLYKVNINTLHKIEDVEDFNLNEIGRIQIRTQTPLFYDSYKKNRSTGSVILIDEHTNNTVAAGMII
- the cysD gene encoding sulfate adenylyltransferase subunit CysD gives rise to the protein MSQYNLTHLKQLESESIFIMREVAAQFEKPVLMFSGGKDSIIMVHLARKAFHPAKIPFPLLHIDTGHNFDETIRFRDDLAKEAEANLEVRYVEDSIKAGRCVEEKGLNASRNALQTVTLLDALEELKVDAALGGARRDEEKARAKERFFSHRDEFGQWDPKNQRPELWNILNGRKQFGEHFRVFPISNWTEMDVWQYIKQENIKLPSVYFSHEREVIQRGNILLAHSPYLNLANNEKPEKRVVRCRTVGDMTCTGVVESPASNIDDIIEEVAAARVTERGGRADDKRSETAMEDRKKAGYF
- the cysC gene encoding adenylyl-sulfate kinase, whose protein sequence is MSDTVQSRIENLHPITDLILNRQAKEKKLQQRAKVIWLYGISGSGKSTLANALERRLFKEGFSTTLLDGDNIRTGINAGLGFSDEDRIENNRRVAEVSKLFADSGIITINSFITPLNSLRELIKEILGADLIQVHISCSYKKSEERDVKGLYAKAKSGKIKNFTGKDSSFEDPSSDKPADLVINTEKETLEQSLETLYNYVIKQISYP
- a CDS encoding DUF2851 family protein gives rise to the protein MMKNGSKYEAFLSSLQEEKSKPTDEALIQRMWFEEVFASPLKTVEGEEIVIKQPGFWNYGAGPDFLRAVICNGKGEIEVGDIEIHLSAKRWLEHGHESDQAYEKVILHAVWETGPKEFFTGSLKRKFIRLVELKSQLREGLCLSEIEDAFTSDSEERNVGIKYGKCKRELSLLTDEQIKNLLLEAGWYRFEKKVRLWSLRKRIFGYSQALWVGLADALGYAGSKENRSAFVGLVRKSSSCGISQLLKEKSAVKREALLFGLAGFLPTKSIKLGDSSGNHWLRELWEEWWKMRVGLESETLAKSRWNLRGIRPANRPERRLAVLALLSDKKQWRSFEKRCKAASSKEIESFLGDLDHPFWSWHYTMQSKRTSKQISLLASGRVRPYLYNVVWPLVYRSNKNLVSKELEEAKSTLTNHPSQVAAVRLLGDRAKKIRGLKSSLLVQEGLLQIYRDFCLTDTDRCESCQFSTWVKSL
- a CDS encoding M50 family metallopeptidase, producing the protein MSAKSRNETWDFKQLGVLLIFMAITLYFWDSWFVFPVKLFVVLLHEISHGLMALITGGEILKIEINENQGGICWHRGGSFFWVASAGYLGSMFWGGLILLIAAKTKYDSWVMGLIGLSVLLITLLYIRNLYGMGFGILFGVGLLLLARFGGPTFNDLVLKYIGMTSMLYVIFDIKDDLISRNISESDASRLGEKYFGNSMFWGILWLVIAIVYAVIILKFSFNKRIMVGKSF